In the genome of Hippoglossus hippoglossus isolate fHipHip1 chromosome 4, fHipHip1.pri, whole genome shotgun sequence, one region contains:
- the rex1bd gene encoding required for excision 1-B domain-containing protein codes for MIPTDFKTLIQRFYHLQSERVETYRLFDEGHEAYLRTGPHYDFDHYRQLVHEITQAFCGISTEVLEIKGRLHHDFDRADLSEHMDKLQSKEKQKLELTAKLQLARQRAQDHPEDEGCQEKIQEIKHEIIKNKEALSEIMQDLKYDSECD; via the exons ATG ATCCCTACAGACTTTAAAACCCTAATCCAGAGGTTTTATCATCTTCAGTCAGAGCGAGTGGAGACATATCGGCTCTTTGATGA AGGACACGAGGCCTACTTGAGGACTGGGCCTCATTACGACTTCGACCACTACAGGCAGCTGGTCCACGAGATAACGCAGGCCTTCTGTGGCATCTCCACGGAAGTGCTGGAGATCAAGGGCAGGCTGCACCATGACTTTGACAGGGCAGACCTCTCTGAGCAcatggacaagctgcagagcaaagagaagcagaaactgGAACTG ACGGCCAAGCTGCAGCTGGCCAGGCAGCGGGCCCAGGATCACCCGGAGGACGAGGGCTGTCAAGAAAAGATTCAAGAGATCAAGCACGA AATCATCAAGAACAAAGAGGCTCTGAGTGAGATCATGCAGGACTTGAAGTATGACTCAgagtgtgattga
- the fam78bb gene encoding protein FAM78B, whose product MHSLILVESQSAALFPGPVRLTWLLLTVSLTCTDMGCIQSIACNKSRIKRENIVVYDLSATIDHCPTVIEENSPIVLRYKTPYFKASARVVMPPISRNETWVVGWIQACTQMEFYNTYGDVGMSSWELPQLREGLVRAISDSDGVSYPWYGNTTETVTIVGPTSKPSRFIVSMNDNFYPSVTWAVPVSESNTPLLTNIKRDQSFTTWLVALNTTSREKILLHTIKWRMRVDIMVDPTLPLGSRARLVGRVHQDQPRVLTRMEPIPLNAMGRPNANDAQVLMWRPRRGPPLVVIPPK is encoded by the exons ATGCACAGCCTCATACTGGTCGAGTCCCAGTCAGCCGCGCTCTTCCCCGGGCCCGTCCGGCTCACCTGGCTGCTCCTCACCGTCTCCCTCACCTGCACAGACATGGGCTGCATCCAGAGCATCGCCTGCAACAAGTCGCGGATCAAGCGGGAGAACATCGTGGTGTACGACCTGTCAGCCACCATCGACCACTGCCCCACTGTCATCGAGGAGAACTCGCCCATCGTGCTCCGCTACAAGACGCCCTACTTCAAGGCGTCAGCGCGGGTCGTCATGCCGCCTATTTCGCGCAACGAGACCTGGGTGGTGGGCTGGATCCAGGCGTGCACCCAGATGGAGTTCTACAACACCTACGGAGACGTCGGCAT GTCGAGCTGGGAGCTGCCTCAGCTGCGCGAGGGCCTGGTGAGGGCCATCAGCGACTCAGACGGCGTGAGCTACCCCTGGTACGGAAATACAACAGAGACTGTCACCATAGTGGGCCCCACCTCCAAGCCGTCCCGCTTCATCGTCAGCATGAACGACAATTTCTACCCAAGCGTCACCTGGGCCGTGCCGGTCAGCGAATCCAACACGCCCTTACTGACTAACATCAAAAGGGACCAGAGCTTTACCACGTGGCTGGTGGCGCTCAACACCACGTCCAGGGAAAAGATCCTGCTCCACACCATCAAGTGGAGGATGAGGGTCGATATCATGGTGGATCCGACCCTGCCCCTGGGCTCCAGAGCCAGACTGGTGGGCCGGGTGCATCAGGACCAGCCTCGGGTGCTGACCCGCATGGAGCCCATCCCTCTCAACGCGATGGGGAGGCCCAACGCCAACGACGCCCAGGTTCTGATGTGGAGGCCGAGGAGAGGGCCTCCGCTTGTTGTCATACCACCCAAATAA
- the slc35a3a gene encoding solute carrier family 35 member A3a, translating into MASSRLKYLSLGVLVFQTTSLVLTMRYSRTLQAEGPRYLASSAVVAAEVMKIIACVLLVFKEHNYSLRALNIILRQEIIQKPIETLKLAIPSGIYTLQNNLLYVALSNLDAATYQVTYQLKILTTALFSVSMLGRRLGIYQWLSLLILMAGVALVQWPSDSAAPAAKEEEEPSTGFIGVAAVLVACCSSGFAGVYFEKILKESKQSVWVRNIQLGMFGLVFGLFGMMAYDGERVKESGMFQGYNKVTWAVVALQALGGLVIAAVIKYADNILKGFATSLSIIMSTVISYFWLQDFDPTGVFFLGAILVIMATFLYGYEGKSSPNPSRA; encoded by the exons ATGGCTTCTTCCCGGCTGAAGTACCTGTCTCTGGGCGTGCTGGTGTTCCAGACCACCTCCCTGGTGCTCACCATGCGGTACTCCCGCACCCTGCAGGCTGAGGGCCCGCGGTACCTGGCCTCCTCCGCTGTGGTGGCGGCCGAGGTCATGAAGATCATCGCCTGTGTGCTGCTCGTCTTCAAGGAGCACA ATTACAGTTTAAGAGCTCTGAACATCATCCTGCGCCAGGAAATCATCCAAAAACCCATAGAAACACTGAAGCTGGCGATCCCCTCGGGGATCTACACACTACAGAACAACCTGCTGTACGTCGCCCTGTCAAACCTCGACGCAGCCACATACCAG GTGACATACCAGCTGAAGATCTTGACCACGGCTCTGTTCTCTGTGTCCATGCTGGGCCGCAGGCTGGGCATCTACCAGTGGCTCTCTCTACTCATTCTTATGGCAGGAGTGGCTCTCGTGCAG TGGCcctctgactctgctgctcctgcagccaaagaggaggaggaaccgTCCACAGGCTTTATCGGTGTGGCAGCCGTCCTGGTGGCGTGCTGCTCCAGTGGCTTCGCTGGCGTCTACTTTGAGAAGATTCTGAAGGAGAGCAAACAGAGCGTGTGGGTCCGCAACATCCAGCTGG gGATGTTTGGTCTGGTGTTTGGCCTCTTTGGGATGATGGCTTACGATGGAGAGAGGGTGAAGGAGTCGGGAATGTTCCAGGGCTACAATAAAGTCACCTGGGCTGTTGTCGCGCTGCAG GCCCTAGGAGGTCTGGTCATAGCAGCGGTCATCAAGTATGCAGACAACATCCTCAAGGGCTTTGCTACGTCGCTCTCCATCATCATGTCCACTGTCATATCGTACTTCTGGCTGCAGGACTTCGACCCCACTGG CGTGTTCTTCCTTGGGGCCATTTTGGTCATCATGGCCACTTTCCTGTATGGCTACGAGGGCAAGTCATCCCCCAACCCCAGCAGGGCGTAG